From the genome of Chiloscyllium punctatum isolate Juve2018m chromosome 13, sChiPun1.3, whole genome shotgun sequence, one region includes:
- the LOC140484527 gene encoding basic phospholipase A2-like yields MDCVKQLLIFNLFLLYLALCQDMPVGTVNLRRHHISRRSVLDIAFVLWCYRSRYQFSIYSVNGYGCYCGKGGDGVPLDDFDNCCFNHDCCYEEALQASCAKGTNVYFKPNYSLCKMGRAECPDGSDPCSSDLCLCDKQFGECLTIATYREEYSNYQQKFCTEPKRKCPQEEKIDMEGDTRR; encoded by the coding sequence ATGGATTGTGTGAAGCAGCTGCTGATCTTCAATCTTTTTCTGCTGTATCTAGCCCTCTGCCAGGACATGCCTGTAGGGACTGTCAATCTGCGCCGTCATCACATCTCACGGAGGAGTGTGCTGGACATTGCGTTTGTGCTGTGGTGCTACAGAAGCCGCTATCAGTTCTCCATTTACAGTGTGAACGGCTATGGGTGCTACTGCGGGAAAGGGGGTGATGGGGTGCCACTGGATGACTTTGACAACTGCTGCTTCAATCATGACTGCTGCTATGAGGAAGCCCTGCAGGCATCCTGTGCCAAAGGCACCAACGTCTACTTCAAGCCTAACTACTCCCTGTGCAAAATGGGCAGGGCAGAGTGCCCCGATGGCTCAGATCCCTGCTCCAGTGACCTCTGCCTCTGTGACAAGCAGTTTGGGGAGTGCCTGACTATTGCTACCTATCGAGAGGAGTACTCCAACTACCAGCAGAAGTTCTGTACTGAGCCCAAGAGGAAATGCCCACAAGAGGAGAAGATTGACATGGAAGGGGACACCAGAAGATAG